acaccctccctccctcctttcaagGGCAATGACGTAACTGGCTGGCCCATGCACCCTGCAGGCTCCCGGGGACAGCTTGGTGGGTAACCCCAGCATCTAGGGCCAAGCTCTGAGAAGAACCTCCAGGTGGGTGGAGGAAGGAACAAGCTTACTGAGGGACCCCTGATGAAGCATAAGGCCCAACTCTCTTGTGTACAGATGTACAAACTGAGGCTCCAGGAAGCTGGCcgcttgcccaaggtcacacagaagaCGCAGATTATGACCTGGCCCACCCAGCCTATCTCTGCTTGACCCCCGCCACCTTCTGTTTTGATCCTTTGAGAATCCCTCAGGCTGAGTCCTAAGTGGCTACCCGCCGCACACCTAGGCCCGTCACGGGCTGGCTCTGCACGGTGCCACCCTTAACGGCTTTTGGCTACCCTTGCTACTTTCAAATAAGATAAATAGTTGTGTCCTACAGGCAGGCTACGGTCCATTATTGCCCAGGCAGAGGCTGAAGGCTGGCGGGCTTAGCATTTCCTGACGCCCTCGGCTTACCCCCAtttcctccaggcccagggacccCGGATCACTTACGATGGCCTTTTCCCGCCGCTTCCTGGCATGGCGGGCACGCGGGGTTCCGTCTGAACAGGGCCCTCTGCTCTCACGTCTGTCGGGGAACAAACGGCACAGCGCTCAGTCTCCTTCTTGCAGACACCCAGCCCTAACTGTGGGACTGAGCACACTGGTCAGCTGTCCTCTGCCGGCTCCCAGGCTGAGAGCCCTGGGAATCACCCTGTTCTAATTCCCTGCTTaatctctctaaaaaaaaaaaaaaaaaaaaaaaaaaaaaaaaaaaaaaaaaaaaaaaaaaattccactgcTAATAACCACTGCTCTCTGAAAGTTCCTACTCCGGTCTGGAACAGCCACGTCCACGGCAGAGCTCATCATCTCCTCCTGTTCTCAGGGCTTGCAGCCCCACCCAGGGCCTGCCCTTCCCCAAATAGAAGATAAGAACATGAGGCTTTGGGCCACACAGCCTGAGCTTCAGCCCTGGTTCTACCTCCCTATGGAGGGTGACCTTGGGCCAGTCTACCAATCCTCTCAATTTACTTCTTCATCTGCAACGTAGGTATATATGCAACTGTGCCCACCTCCTTGGCCATTGGTGAGCAGTAAATAAAATGCACTTAAAAGGTTAGATTAGTACTgctcatttttttcctatttaccatatctgacctcagtttcctcatctataaaatagggCTAAGAAACACATGTGTCCTCTAACTGCATCTGTGAAGCTGAACTAAATAGGATACCAGAAGGCGATGTGACTCGCTATCTTTCAAGTGCTATTCCAGTCAAGGATGACCATTCACTGAGATTCGAGTTAGCGGACCTTCCCTTCTAGATTGAGACTGGAAGTCACGGGATCGAGCTGGCATTGTTCGACTGGCCTCAATGCATTTCTTGTTGATGGCCAAGGGAAAGAAAGTCTGTCTAGAGAAGGCTGTGGTTTTCCAAGCTTGTCAGATACACAGCTCTGTGGGCAGGTGAGCAGGGATAACCAAGTCATTCTGTCCAGTGAACAGAAATCGCTTACACTGGGCTgacatctgagaagagagagttAGGAGTCTCAAGGAAGGTCTGGTCTCAACTTTTGGGCCTCTGGAATGCAGACCCTGTTTAAATCCATGGGAAAAGGAGGCACTCAGGAACTCTCATGCTGACCCTGGTGGATGGGCTCAACATTGGGGAAACGTGGGTGGCATTAGGAACAAACCTTCACAGAGAGGTGTGTCTCAGCAAACtcctgggaaaggagagaagaacgGGAAAGCAAGCCTCGAGAGTTCTGTGAAGCACAGTGCTGACTGTTTGTAAGCGGAAGCTCGGGGGAAGCCATTTGTAGTAACACATAACTTAGCACTTCTTCACACCGGTTTGTAGGACGTCCATGAGCCCTCTAGAATTTATGTTTATGTAGAGTCTGGTGAGGAGAGGGACCTTTGCTTTCTTGGGGTCCTCAAAGAGCCAAGAGTAGCTGGTAGAGATGCGTGCATGTAAAGCTGACTCTAAGAAAAAGTATCTATAAGATCTGGATTCTGATCTCAGAATTAGAAATGCCAATTATCCACACTCACAGACTCAGACACTTAGCATACCTCTGACCCACCAGCGCttcttaataaatcccccatGACTCCAGGGCTCTGCTCCAGGCTGAAGGGTACCATCTAGTGGCCACCCAGGTAACCTCAAGCACAGGGCTGGGAACCTCCCAAATCTTTCTGGAGTCTCCCAAGGACAAAGCTGGTCCAATTATCCTCTGCGATCAGAACAAGTAGAAACTGCTCTCCCCCaaatctggctccaggttcctgcctagaattcctgccctgatttctctaGGTGATGGAATGTGGTCGCCCATTAgagttgtaaaatgaaataaatcctttcctctccaagttactttttGTTACAgcggggttttttgttttgtttgttttggtctttcATGACAAGGTTATTTGTGTagcagctctagctgtcctggaactccctttgtagtccaggctggccttgaactcacagagatccgcctgcctctgcctcctgagtgctgggattaaaggcgtgcgccaccaccgcccggcttgtcatggtgtttcatcacagcaatagaaactcttttCCAGGTCCAGGGCTCAAAGACGGGATGCTCAGACTGGCTCCTGATGTACCAGCTCCCCAGTGGGCTCTTTAAGGGTCTGCTCACAGCAGCAGATAATGCAGGACCAAGCCTTGGAGTAAACTTCAGCTTGCTTTCATCAGGGTGTTTTCAGAACATAGATGGAAATTACACTGATCTTTCTTTAGCATATTAACATCACGTTCCTTTTCAAATATGTGGGTCTGTatgtttgcatttaaaaaaaaaaaaaaaacaacctatctcttgacaaacacaaagcagaaaacAAGGGCCAGGCTCATTAGGATATAAAGTCGCAGGTGGCCAGAaggtgggtttctttctttcccacaGTCTCCTGCCAGCCTTGACTTGCTTCAGACAGCCCAACTCTTGAGGAGCCCCTCTCGTGGGTTCTGACTAGGACTGGAGCCACGTGCAGAGATGCAGCCTCAGGTTTTAAAGCAAGTccccagggctcctcccctcGGGCAGCTAGTGGGTGCTCCGACACCCCTCTCCCCAGGGCCACCAAGCATACCTGAAGTTCTTCCGGGTGGCTGGTGACCAGGAGCCACAGGACGAGGAGCCAGAACTGGAGCGGCTGCGGGAACAGAGTGGCCGGCTGGCCTTACTGGGTGGGCTCTGGTAGGGGCAGTGGTCAGAGCAGGGAGGGCTGACCCCTgagtcctctccttcctcctcctcctcccctccctcctcctcttcctcctccagcaggaagctGCTGtcaccactgctgctgctgctgtcctcaaaCACGGTGTCATACTCTGGGCTTTTACATGAAGCCAGATCTTCATCCTCCAGGGCCGTCTCGAACAGCCCAAAGTGCTTGGTGAGGCTGGCACGGATCTCATGGTCTCTCAGCTGCATGCTGTCCTTGGGGGCAGAGTCACAGCTCTGGTCGGCCTCCCTCCTAGGGGCCTTCGTTTCAGTTGGTAGGGAGGCACCCTGCTGGGGCCAGGCCTCAAGATGGACCCCGGTGGGCTCCCAGGACCGCAGCACCTTCCGCTGCAGGGCAGCCTCTGGCCTGAGCACCTGGCAGTAGTCGTGGTCTCcaaaggagcaggagaaggggcgCTTCTGCCCAGCCTGGGAGACTGGCTGGGCTGGGGCGTGCTGCAGGTGGGACAGGAGCTGGCTTCGCTCTGGGTGCCTCTTGGGCAGCTTGTGGGAGGCCCCTGGGGTGGCTGGGAGCTGAAGGGCctcaggggaggggaggctgggagctGCGTCTTGGCCCGGGCTGTGCTTGGTGTCCGGCTTGAAGGGGTCCTCCTCCATGGGCTTATACGGAGGTGTGGTGGGGGGAGTGAGTCCTACCCAGGCAAGAGGAGAAATAAGTGAGGAAAAGGCAGGTCTCCTCCGAGGACACAAGAGTTCCATTTGacattttccagtttcaaataaccctggactctTGAATTgcaacctgtttttatgttcaagctatctgtgtattatttctcctgcagttgtacataaaatgtttttacattcaaaaaaaggacaaatactataggaTTGTACTACATGAAATACATAGAAtatatgccgggtggtggtggcgcacacctttaatcccagcactcaggaggcagaggcaggcagatctctgtgagttcgaggccagcctgagctagagtgagttccaggaaagtcacaaagctacacagagaaaccctgtctcgaaaaaccaaaaaaaaaaaaaaagaaaagaaaaaagaaatacttagaatatacaaattcatagagacagaaagattagatgttatctcaagatggagaagaaaggaatatagagcaatgatttcctaagtacagagtttctgttttgtgcgatggaaaaaccccacaaatggacagtcagtatcaggacataatatcatgaatgtaataaatcaatacaattagtGTAATTAATgattatcataaatataattattgaatgaatactgtgaatgtaatcaataaataccacaaatgtaattcatatcatgagtgtaattaatatcttgaaagtaattcatgccactgaattgtgaacttaaaaatggttacaattgcaaatattaagttcatttaaaaaaaagggaaaaaaagaaaaaaataatgaggaatgttaaaaaaaaagaaaaaagaataagtaaataaatatacatccattaaaaaaaaaaaaaagagttccactTGAGAGGAGAAGTGGCTGAATGCCACAACATTCCTACAGGTGGATGGCAGGCGTAACTAACTGGTCACCACACTGCTGCCGAGACCCGTACGCAGCCCAAGAGTCCTCCTGTTCTTGGGAGCTGGCATGAGATGAGATGCATTGGCCATCCCTTTGGTACTGGTTAACGGCAGCTGCCGTGTCCGGGTCAGAGACACCTGTTCCTGCTCTACAGCCAATCATTCAGAGAGCCCTGCCTCAGGAGTACCCCAGCACAGAGCAGGCAAGTGTCCCTGGGACGACCACCCACCCACTCGGTGTTCCTGGTGCTTCTGGATCCGACTACGTCCTCTGTTCTCCCCAGTGCGCTGCAGGGCCTTGCTAAAACGCCCACTCCTTATTCTCTTCCAGAGCCTATCAGAGAGCACCCGGCACCTCGGGGCTTTGGTCCTTGGGGAACAACTCTTCCTTCACCCCTACTTGTTCCTTCTGGCCAGACCAGGGGACAACTCAGATGGACCCTGAACCTCTGCTCTGTCACGTCTTTACTTGTACTGATCCTTCGGCTAAGCACACCCTTCGGCTTGGTCTTCCCAACACCTGCCGATCCTCCAACCCTTCAGTGCCCCGCTCCCCGCGCCCGACGCCGTGCTGGGCACCCCACAGGCCACACTGACCCTCTTTGTCTCAGCTGAGTTTCTGCTCATACTTTGAAACGAGCACACGGCACACCAGGCTCCTGAGGGGTTAGCCCCACCAGACAGCAGTCTCCTCCTCCGGAGCTGTATCATTGTCTCTTGAACTCAGTATCACCTCAGCGGCTGGGACCGGCCGTGGAAGGGCTGGCCCTGGGCCTTgacccctcctcccagcctgctccccatGCACCTCAAGGCTAGGGTAGCTCATGGGGCGGTGGTCGGAAGTGCTCCTGCCAGGGCCCTGCCAGCTCCCCACGGGCACCCCACTGGCTGAACGCCTGGCTCACCTGCCGTACCGCAAAGCTCCACCGTCAAGGACTCCTCAAAGCTCTTCTTGCCGAGAGGGTCgctgggagaggcagagaggacagaaaggaaagaggcTGGTCAGTAGGAGGCTTCCACGGCCCCAGACTTTTGAGGAGAGCACACAGGACACTGTGACAGGCCTTGGTTCTGCCGTGGAAAGGGGCCTAGAGAGATCTTGCTGAGGGGCCCCCCCGCCTGGCTGCTAAACTCAAGTCGCACAGTTTGGGAAGGCAGGGGCAAAGATGGATGTAGGGCAACTCAGgcccagagagagaaggaaccTGACTTCTAGTCCCAAAGCACTGTCAGCCTCCGGTCCCCACCCCAAAGAACACACTTCAGGGCCTGGAGATGACAGCTTCTGAAATGGCTTGACCCTCCATCTTTCCCCTCAGCTTGCAGGGGCTACCTCTTTAAAAACACACTCCCCCTTTggagggagtctggatcctgagGGCTCAAGATGGCAATCAGGGCAGGGCCTGAGGACAGGGCTAGGGCCTCAGGGGCTGGTAACCTCCCACCCAAATTGCACAAATCTTAATCTCGTGGCATAATATACCAATAACTTCTGAAAAAAGTCTACCTTTGTGACAAGGCCAGCATGAGGCACCTGGGGGagtctgaaaagagaaaaaaagaagggaagaaaagaaaaaagaaaataagattccCCATATACACCATCACATACACTCTCCCCTTGGGGGAGCCCTCACATTTTCAGGGGCACCATGCACAGCTGCCCTTTAATACGACGCATGGCCTTGGTCATCTAGGGGAACGGTCAGGCACAATTCAAATACACATGGCATTGCTGGGTCCCCGTGAGGCAACCCCTGCTGGCCACAGAGTGCAGCACATGGCCAGGCCTTCTAAGCCCTAGGCCCCAGGGTCCAGCTGGGATTCTAGATGGTTCTGGCAAGGGGTCCTTCACTAAACAGCTCTGAGCCTCGGGCCTGAAGTCTCTGTTGGTTCTTTTATTTGGGACAGATCTCCATAtgcctcccaggctggcttcaaactctatCTTCCTGGCCCTGCCTAAGTACCGTGCTTATCCCCATGCCTAGctttgttcacttttttttattgACCTTCTCCCCTAGCCCCATGGAGGCAGGCCTCTTATTCTCTGTTCATTAAGCAGTGCTTTGGTATGCATGATGAAAATCTCCAAGAGCAGGTGTTTTCCTGAAGACCTGCCCAGTACCCCATTGTACAGAAAGGGCAGCGGACAGCCAGATGGAAACTCATTCAACACACACAATGGCGGACTCGAATGCCGAGCTCCCAGCTCGCAGTGGGGATGCtatgcccaccccaccctctcgAGTGGACCACAGACTACCTCTGGAAGGGGGCCGTGGGCAGCTAGGGTCCTCATCTGTGTCTCCACATCCACTCTCACAGGGGCTTTCCAGGGCTGGGATCTGGGATCCCTGGGGAGCTGCTGGTCTTGACGACTGTCTGTGAGGCTGACCAGTTCCTCTTCCAGGCGGTGGGTCTCTGTAGCCAGGCACATGGAGGGCAGAGCACCTAGGGGCTCATCGGTGAATGTCAGCCAGGGGCCCAGCTCCGGATTCAGTCTCCTGGAACGCCGCACCGGGCACACAGAGCTGTCCAGCTTCCTCCCTAGTTTGGTCCATGGCAGGCTACGGCCTGGTCTCTTCCTGccccactcctcttcctcctcctctttctcttcctcctcctcctcctcttcctcttcttcctcctcttcctcttgcttttGCCTGACAGGTTGACTGACATCCCGCTTCACCTCCAGCCTCAGAGGGCGCAGGCTGGGTCTAGGCCCAGTGCTCTTGGGGGAAGCAGTGATTGTCACCTCTTCTGCCATGGCAGAGTGGGCAGGGGAGGTCTGACTGTCTTTGGGGGGCCTGGGCCTGGACTGGGGTGTGAGGGAAGCATAGACAGGTGTGGCCAGGCGGTAGGGCTTGCTGACGTCACAGAGGACGTCTTGAGCCAGAAGTTCCCTTAGGATGGAGAACTCAGTCCAGAAGGCTTTGGGAGGATGCCGGGACCGGGGTGGGATCTGTTTGGAGGGGCTGCTGCAGGGCTGGGGAACCAGCTCTGGGGCCCGCTGGGACAGCTTCCTCTGGGGCAGGCAATAGGTGTGCATGTA
The genomic region above belongs to Peromyscus leucopus breed LL Stock chromosome 19, UCI_PerLeu_2.1, whole genome shotgun sequence and contains:
- the Ppargc1b gene encoding LOW QUALITY PROTEIN: peroxisome proliferator-activated receptor gamma coactivator 1-beta (The sequence of the model RefSeq protein was modified relative to this genomic sequence to represent the inferred CDS: inserted 1 base in 1 codon) codes for the protein MAGNDCSALLDEELSSFFLNYLSDTQDGESGEEQLCADFPELDLSQLDTSDFDSAACFGELQWCPETSETEPRQYSPDDAELFQIDSENEALLAALTKTLDDIPEDDVGLAAFPGLDEGDTPSCVSASPAPLSEPPSPALERLLSPVSEVDDELSLLQKLLLATSSPTASSDALKEGATWSQASLRSRSQRPCVKVDGTQDKKTPMLRSQSRPCTELHKHLTSVLPCPQVKACTPTPRPSPQLLTKEDEEVGEDCPSPWPAPASPQDSLAQDRASPSCAQAPQEDVRSMVQLIRYMHTYCLPQRKLSQRAPELVPQPCSSPSKQIPPRSRHPPKAFWTEFSILRELLAQDVLCDVSKPYRLATPVYASLTPQSRPRPPKDSQTSPAHSAMAEEVTITASPKSTGPRPSLRPLRLEVKRDVSQPVRQKQEEEEEEEEEEEEEEEKEEEEEEWGRKRPGRSLPWTKLGRKLDSSVCPVRRSRRLNPELGPWLTFTDEPLGALPSMCLATETHRLEEELVSLTDSRQDQQLXQGSQIPALESPCESGCGDTDEDPSCPRPPSRDSPRCLMLALSQSDPLGKKSFEESLTVELCGTAGLTPPTTPPYKPMEEDPFKPDTKHSPGQDAAPSLPSPEALQLPATPGASHKLPKRHPERSQLLSHLQHAPAQPVSQAGQKRPFSCSFGDHDYCQVLRPEAALQRKVLRSWEPTGVHLEAWPQQGASLPTETKAPRREADQSCDSAPKDSMQLRDHEIRASLTKHFGLFETALEDEDLASCKSPEYDTVFEDSSSSSGDSSFLLEEEEEEGGEEEEEGEDSGVSPPCSDHCPYQSPPSKASRPLCSRSRSSSGSSSCGSWSPATRKNFRRESRGPCSDGTPRARHARKRREKAIGEGRVVYVRNLSSDMSSRELKKRFEVFGEIVECQVLTRSKRGEKHGFITFRCSEHAALSLRNGATLRKRNEPSFHLSYGGLRHFRWPRYTDYDPASEEALPSSGKSKYEAMDFDSLLREAQQSLH